Genomic segment of Corynebacterium urealyticum DSM 7109:
GATGGCTACCTGAGGGACGTTGTTGGTTGGCATATGGAAGTGTTCTCCGAAACGGAAATCAAATAGAAATGGACAGGGTCAAACTGCGCCTTTCGACGCGTAACGTACTGAAGGTTACACGAGAGGCTTTAGCTGCACAAACACCTGTTTTGCAAATTCCTCGGTCGTGGCGGGGCGGGGCGCACCTTCCACCCCACGCGCCACAGCAGGCTCATCTGCCACAGGCGTTGCGGTCTCGGGGTCTGCTGCGGCAGCCTCTCGGACCAGATCCGCGGTCGGCGCCTTGACCACGGCCTCGCGTACCGCGCCTTCCAGAAGCTCCGCAGCTTGCGGATAACCCAACGAGTCGAGCATCTGCGCGGCGGAGTTCATGATGCCCGCCGGGTTGGCAATGCCCTGCCCCGCGATATCCGGGGCGGAACCGTGCGCCGCCTGTGCCATGACCTGCGACTCGCTGGCATTGATACTGCCCGCAATCCCCAGCGAACCACCCAGCCCACCGGCCAGGTCGCTCAAGATATCGCCGAACATGTTCTCGGCCACGATCGTGGCATAGCGCTCCGGTCGGGTCACCAGCTCGGCGCACAGGGCGTCGATATGAACGGGCTGAACCTCGACCCCGAACTCTTCCGCGCAGGCCTTCGCCTCGGCGACGTAGCGCCCCGAGGTCTCGGTCAGCACGTTGGACTTGTGCGCCACCGTGAGCACCCCGTCGCGGGCGGCGGCGATGGCGGCGGCGCGACGGACGATGCGGCGGATCTTGGTCTGGGTGAAAACGCCGATCGCCAGGGAGACTTCCCCGTTGACCGTGATATCGCCGCTGCCCATCAGCATGTTGCGGTCGGCGTACATGCCCTCGGTGTTCTCCCGGACGATCACCACGTCCAGGTCCGGGTGCACCGCCCCTGGCACGCCACGCACCGGGCGAATATTCGCCCACAGATCCGCCTGTTTGCGCAGATGAGCAGAAGGGTTGAGCTGGCCCGCCACGCTCGGCGGATAAGACACATTGTCGTGAGGACCCAAGATCCAGCCATCCAAGCCAGTGATCGTCTCCCAGGTCTCTTCCGGCACGATTCTTCCGGTGGCGTTGATCGCCTCGCGGCCCAGCAGCAGTGGCACAAACTCCGGTGTCGCTTCCCCACTGGCCTGTAGCGCAAGTTCCACCGCCTGCACCGTCGGGGCGACGATCTCCGGGCCGATGCCCTCGCCCTGCCATACTCCGAGACGACAAGTTTCTGTATTTGCCATGCACTCCACCCTAGGGCTCGCAGACCGGCCGAGCACAGGGTGTTCACATTATTTTTGCGTGCTGCCCGAACCCGACGTCCTGAAATAAACCCAGCGTGCCTGGTGTCTTTTGCAAGGATTCGGCCGTAAAGTACCTCGGGTGACTGATTACTCTTCGCACTCCGCAGCATCGGAGCAAGCCCCGGCCGACACGGCCGACAGCTCCAGCGGCGTGAGCTTTGACAAGACCAAGCCCTCCGCTCTCACGATCATCCTCAACGCGATTCGCGGCGGCCTGATTGGCCTGGCCGAGCTCGTGCCAGGTGTGTCCGGCGGCACGATCGCGCTGGTGACCGGCGTGTACGAGCGCGTGATCTATAACGCCAACGTCTTCCTCGACGGGGTGAAGACCCTGCCGAAGGGTCGGGCGAAGGCCGGCCAGCGTTTCCGCGACGT
This window contains:
- a CDS encoding isocitrate/isopropylmalate family dehydrogenase codes for the protein MANTETCRLGVWQGEGIGPEIVAPTVQAVELALQASGEATPEFVPLLLGREAINATGRIVPEETWETITGLDGWILGPHDNVSYPPSVAGQLNPSAHLRKQADLWANIRPVRGVPGAVHPDLDVVIVRENTEGMYADRNMLMGSGDITVNGEVSLAIGVFTQTKIRRIVRRAAAIAAARDGVLTVAHKSNVLTETSGRYVAEAKACAEEFGVEVQPVHIDALCAELVTRPERYATIVAENMFGDILSDLAGGLGGSLGIAGSINASESQVMAQAAHGSAPDIAGQGIANPAGIMNSAAQMLDSLGYPQAAELLEGAVREAVVKAPTADLVREAAAADPETATPVADEPAVARGVEGAPRPATTEEFAKQVFVQLKPLV